A part of Cryptococcus gattii WM276 chromosome G, complete sequence genomic DNA contains:
- a CDS encoding Specific transcriptional repressor, putative (Similar to TIGR gene model, INSD accession AAW44611.1), whose product MEMDEEADEETLVTAKPKELAGTLDPKMVLENLKKEKADNCKKKVSHARKQTADHIPRPRNAFILFRKHVVDAKLIPASVEMRHQNVSIITAKMWSEASAEQKAHFNELARIEKEEHMKKYPDYRYQPVYRRTNVVRRRVRKDEAEEEKCKNVAELLMKGKSGQELEQEIKEKVASGVTKGAKKDKASSRRPNGACELSKGALRALRAQARQRQQSFNSGDWSDLPRSTSIDPDAQGSRQRQYSAFEMTGSLQSPQPDDGSQYGLVQGQNQVPSGQLQYMAYSHPGPAPWSSDVPAEHNKEQAFTFTSAQQDFQPDQQGPPTVSITSHTYPSTSRDFLYPQPQPQFQLTIMSDQQASNEFYAHDAALPFSPSAGQFTFQDQSDSMHINAMPIFDVGSAQQRIAHPPMSARWDMGHLLPPSSDVPLEGLPFDDGLILGDFETALAHADDMIGGVIYM is encoded by the exons ATGGAAATGGACGAGGAAGCAGATGAGGAAACGCTAGTGACAGCCAAGCCAAAAGAACTGGCAGGAACATTGGATCCAAAGATGGTTTTAGAGAatttgaagaaggagaaggcAGACAACTGCAAGAAAAAAGTCAGTCATGCGAGAAAG CAAACAGCAGACCATATTCCTAGACCCCGGAATGCTTTCATCCTTTTCAGAAAGCATGTTGTGGATGCCAAACTCATTCCTGCTTCGGTCGAGATGAGACACCAAAATGTTAGCATTATCACAGCCAAGATGTGGAGTGAG GCTTCAGCTGAGCAAAAGGCTCATTTCAATGAGCTCGCTCGCATCGAGAAGGAAGAGCACATGAAGAAATATCCTGACTACCGGTATCAGCCAGTCTATCGTCGAACTAATGTTGTCCGCCGTCGGGTCCGAAAAGATgaggcggaggaggaaaaaTGCAAGAATGTGGCCGAGTTGTTAATGAAGGGTAAAAGCGGGCAAGAGTTGGAACAGGAGATCAAGGAGAAGGTTGCAAGCGGCGTTACAAAGGGTGCGAAGAAAGACAA GGCTTCATCCAGACGTCCGAATGGAGCTTGTGAGCTCTCCAAAGGTGCACTTCGAGCATTACGAGCCCAGGCTAGACAACGACAGCAGTCTTTCAACTCTGGCGATTGGAGTGACCTTCCTCGTTCCACGTCGATAGACCCCGACGCTCAGGGTTCTCGACAACGGCAATACAGTGCTTTCGAGATGACCGGATCTTTACAATCACCCCAGCCTGACGACGGATCCCAGTATGGGCTGGTACAGGGGCAAAATCAGGTCCCGAGCGGCCAACTGCAGTATATGGCGTACAGTCACCCAGGCCCAGCTCCTTGGTCGAGTGACGTTCCTGCAGAGCACAACAAGGAGCAGGCATTCACCTTTACTTCAGCTCAGCAAGATTTCCAGCCTGATCAACAGGGTCCACCTACAGTGTCCATTACCTCACACACATATCCGTCGACTTCACGAGATTTCCTCTACCCTCAGCCTCAACCTCAGTTCCAACTTACGATAATGTCTGACCAACAAGCATCCAACGAATTTTACGCTCATGATGCTGCTCTCcccttttctccatctgCCGGTCAATTTACTTTTCAGGACCAAAGCGATAGTATGCACATTAATGCCATGCCTATCTTTGACGTCGGTAGTGCCCAACAACGGATCGCTCACCCTCCCATGTCTGCACGATGGGATATGGGCCACTTACTACCGCCATCTAGCGATGTTCCTCTTGAGGGCTTACCGTTCGATGATGGCCTGATATTGGGAGATTTTGAAACAGCACTTGCCCATGCCGATGACATGATTGGAGGGGTAATCTATATGTAG